In Ipomoea triloba cultivar NCNSP0323 chromosome 7, ASM357664v1, a single genomic region encodes these proteins:
- the LOC116024297 gene encoding receptor-like protein EIX1 — MKHNTYNNIMLPLVFLLFICKFEYCYSNNGSYIEVERVALLRFKDSLIDRSNRLSSWTGLDCCTWEGVSCGSVTGHVWKLDLHNPVTVTFTYDEDDWSRGLSNYSNNCLRGEISHSLINLTFLNYLDLSMNNFSEIQIPEFLGSFKSLRYLNLSNSGFVGNIPSQLGNLSRLEYLHLGRASAETEFYSLTANDLVTNNLDWLASLSSLKSLDMSTVFIQQSENLFGTINKLVSLSSLSFDSCGLNITNPPSLVNSTSLISLDLSENAWDSMTLLWLSNLTRLENLSLPYNGNSAYYSFNSSLLIPFCKLLNLVSMDLSVDSFQGLIPHCLGNLTSLTSLNLASNMFEGSIPNSISHLCRLKSLDLSSNELSGSLMDFLGAAPSECLSYTLQMLSLDDNYFTGQLPNQLYMYKNLNSLSLCSNSLSGPIANSIGNLSMLSFLDISKNNFNGSIPTSLGQLSNLHTLYIDHNSFQGILFESHFTKLTNLRVLAIGVNSLFLDVSSNWVPPFQVTDIYMDSINVGPQFP; from the coding sequence atgaaacataatacttacaataatattatgctGCCGCTCGTTTTTCTTCTATTCATTTGCAAATTTGAGTACTGTTACTCAAATAATGGTAGTTACATTGAAGTGGAACGAGTTGCTCTTCTCAGGTTCAAGGACAGCCTAATCGACAGATCAAATCGTCTCTCCTCATGGACCGGTCTTGACTGTTGTACATGGGAAGGAGTTTCTTGTGGCTCTGTAACTGGTCATGTTTGGAAGCTTGATTTACATAACCCAGTTACAGTTACATTTACATATGATGAAGATGATTGGTCCAGAGGTTTATCAAACTATAGCAACAACTGCTTGAGAGGTGAGATCAGTCATTCTCTAATTAACTTGACATTTTTGAATTACCTTGATTTAAGCATGAACAATTTCTCTGAGATCCAAATTCCtgaattcttgggatctttcaaaagtttgaggTACCTTAACCTCTCAAACTCTGGTTTTGTGGGAAATATTCCCTCTCAGCTTGGAAATCTTTCGAGGTTAGAGTATCTCCACCTTGGACGGGCATCTGCCGAAACTGAATTTTATTCATTGACGGCAAATGACTTGGTTACAAATAACTTGGATTGGTTGGCGAGTCTTTCTTCCCTAAAAAGCCTTGACATGTCTACTGTTTTCATTCAACAAAGTGAAAATTTGTTTGGCACAATCAATAAACTTGTATCTCTCTCTTCTTTAAGCTTTGATTCCTGTGGCCTTAATATTACCAATCCTCCTTCACTTGTTAATTCCACTTCTCTCATCTCCCTGGATCTCAGTGAGAATGCGTGGGATTCCATGACCCTTCTATGGTTATCTAATCTCACAAGACTTGAGAATCTCAGTCTACCTTATAATGGCAATTCAGCTTATTACAGCTTCAATTCTTCACTGTTAATTCCATTTTGTAAGCTCCTCAATTTGGTTTCCATGGATCTCAGTGTTGATTCTTTTCAAGGTTTGATTCCCCATTGCCTTGGAAATTTGACTTCTTTAACCTCTCTTAACTTAGCAAGCAATATGTTTGAAGGTTCAATTCCAAATAGCATCAGTCATCTTTGTAGATTGAAAAGTTTAGATTTATCTTCAAATGAACTAAGCGGGTCATTGATGGATTTCTTGGGGGCTGCTCCATCTGAGTGCCTTTCATACACTTTGCAAATGTTATCTTTAGATGACAACTATTTTACTGGTCAACTACCAAATCAGttatacatgtataaaaatttgaatagcCTTTCTCTTTGTTCAAATTCCCTCTCTGGTCCCATAGCAAATTCAATTGGAAATTTGTCAATGTTGTCTTTCTTAGATATTTCTAAAAACAATTTCAATGGTAGCATTCCCACAAGTCTTGGACAACTTTCAAACCTTCACACTTTATATATAGACCATAATTCCTTCCAGGGCATTCTCTTTGAATCACATTTTACAAAACTTACCAATCTCAGAGTACTAGCAATAGGTGTAAATTCATTATTTCTTGATGTAAGCTCCAACTGGGTTCCTCCGTTTCAAGTAACAGACATTTACATGGATTCAATAAATGTTGGCCCTCAATTTCCATAA
- the LOC116024295 gene encoding leucine-rich repeat receptor-like protein kinase PXC2 gives MFNASISDAIPDWFGNLFRTCSAIHLSKNDIRGKLPMSVEDGSMSEFKFSSNHLTGEIPKWLCNLKGLNIFDISSNKLSGEIPSCFGELQELKYLDLGNNHLYGHIPNSLGSLSKLYSLHLQNNKFEGGLPSSLQNLTRLITLDLSENGLMDVIPPWIGENLASLRFLNFRKNNFFGDIPLQLCYLNDLQLLNLANNNIFGSIPRCFNNFTAMVNDSITGRGINSAMYEENIYEDIKRESYNWRDPNTTNVFAFIE, from the exons ATGTTCAATGCAAGCATCTCAGATGCTATCCCTGATTGGTTTGGAAATTTATTCCGGACTTGCAGTGCAATACATCTctctaaaaatgatattagagGAAAACTCCCCATGAGTGTTGAAGATGGTTCCATGAGTGAATTCAAGTTTTCAAGCAATCATTTGACTGGTGAAATTCCAAAGTGGCTATGcaatttaaaaggtttaaatATCTTTGATATTTCTTCAAATAAGTTGTCTGGAGAAATACCTTCGTGCTTTGGAGAACTACAAGAGTTGAAATATTTAGATTTGGGGAATAACCATTTATATGGTCACATTCCAAATTCATTGGGATCTCTAAGTAAACTCTACTCTCTGCACTTGCAGAACAACAAATTTGAAGGGGGACTCCCTTCAAGCTTGCAAAATTTAACAAGGTTGATCACCTTGGATTTAAGTGAAAATGGATTAATGGATGTTATTCCTCCTTGGATCGGAGAAAACCTAGCAAGTCTGAGGTTTCTTAATTTTcggaaaaataatttctttggAGATATTCCATTGCAATTGTGTTACCTGAATGATCTTCAGTTGTTGAACTTGGCAAATAACAACATTTTTGGGTCTATCCCTCGGTGTTTCAACAACTTCACTGCAATGGTTAACGACTCAATAACTGGGCGTGGTATCAATTCTGCCATGTATGAGGAAAACATTTATGAAGATATAAAAAG GGAATCATATAATTGGAGAGATCCCAACACAACTAATGTGTTTGCTTTCATTGAATAA